Proteins encoded together in one Ogataea parapolymorpha DL-1 chromosome III, whole genome shotgun sequence window:
- a CDS encoding D-arabinose 1-dehydrogenase has protein sequence MSLPKVSGRLQDISPLVLGGATFNTQYNDDPYSMHIRDLLYTAFENGINAIDTSPYYGPSEELIGDALKKLLDSGKVSRDNYYICTKVGRIQLDEFDYSQDWVKTSIYRSLKRLNTDYLDVVYLHDVEFVDDAGIFEALQTLMELKKQGLIRYVGISGYPVPFLHRIASECVSKPNIGKLDLVLSYSNMCLQNTLLAQWYGKFMETGIQLLNNASILSMSLLRSQETRPFHPGSPKLKQVCSDLATALKEHHNTELAELATRFAIREWLPKQGKTVIGVSNIDELHSALEQYKAVMEKTNDESDHKLVKLSQSFLGHHLNETWNSGRYKATL, from the coding sequence ATGAGTCTCCCCAAGGTGTCTGGCCGTCTCCAAGATATCTCGCCGCTGGTGCTTGGCGGTGCAACCTTCAACACCCAGTACAACGACGACCCGTACTCCATGCACATCCGCGACCTGCTGTACACGGCTTTCGAAAATGGTATCAACGCTATCGATACGTCTCCCTACTACGGTCCTTCTGAGGAACTGATTGGAGACGCCTTGAAGAAACTGCTAGACTCAGGCAAAGTGTCTCGTGACAACTATTATATCTGCACCAAGGTGGGCCGTatccagctggacgagtttgaTTACTCACAAGATTGGGTCAAAACGTCCATTTATCGGTCCTTGAAGCGGCTCAACACCGATTATTTGGACGTGGTGTATTTGCACGACGTGGAGTTTGTAGACGATGCCGGGATTTTTGAGGCGCTTCAAACGCTGATGgaactcaaaaagcaggGACTTATCAGATACGTTGGTATTTCTGGCTACCCTGTCCCCTTCCTCCATCGTATTGCATCCGAGTGTGTGTCGAAGCCAAATATCGGTAAACTGGACCTGGTGCTCAGTTATTCCAACATGTGTCTGCAAAACACCCTGTTGGCACAGTGGTACGGCAAGTTTATGGAAACAGGCATCCAACTGTTGAATAATGCCTCTATCTTGTCTATGTCGTTGCTAAGATCTCAGGAAACCAGACCGTTCCACCCTGGCTCACCGAAATTGAAGCAGGTCTGCTCTGATTTGGCGACTGCTCTCAAAGAACACCACAACACTGAGCTTGCTGAGCTGGCTACCCGGTTCGCCATTCGCGAATGGCTGCCTAAACAGGGCAAGACAGTGATTGGTGTGTCTAACATAGACGAGCTACACTCTGCTCTGGAGCAGTACAAGGCCGTCATGGAAAAGACCAACGACGAATCCGACCACAAGCTGGTTAAATTGAGTCAATCATTTTTGGGCCACCATTTGAACGAGACATGGAACAGCGGCCGTTATAAAGCAACGTTATAA
- a CDS encoding Intracellular protein transport protein USO1 encodes MELLQNFMSTPSASEKEVSDSIATLVDRLSHATLLTDRRAAVLGLKSFSRQYREIVIANGLKSLVATLHKDVLDLDIVRAVLETLLILFIRGEGDEDLTRSWISQQTRLKNGKYPSPSLVLDNVTDQFSLWIFDELTQSVKSFDILVDLVEADDIHIKLYSLQLLQALCSTRPLRTKELTLKSPLAISKLCQALDDPYEPIRNEAILLLMGVVKDNFHIQKLVVFENTFEKLYRIIEDEGRLEGNIVVQDCLSLIANLLRYNASNQKFFIETNCMYKLAEFLDQPLAESELGPFVWNEQRLQNLLTTLDTCRLFVAEGVEAIDEAQRALVKSDVLMLILRLVFSISIPNVVRVNALLTTADIIRSNAEIQLQFSQIDVPYMDPTLPAAAQKMDEVVPVIDALLNWCLYANSVHLFDLRMASVVALHAYFKDNADAKYAFLKDQKYEFNKLNGVPDSEDEPEEEEGANGEAENDANGESRSASTTFTGANLFATLINVDSDLQLNPYKIWFACLILIYVFENYNEGRELAMSVQIGNASANEDVLNIIEAVGQALCSSLRFKDPRVPIAYMMLLSIWLWEDFRAVDRFLQDPSILDQLLAYLVEANDENLLAQGMVVVLLAIVYEFTRKKSPVSRQQLSSLLKSRVGDNAFSLKIQQFEKSEAFSNYDEETLLNPERDDTGLPQVYFDPLFVQLVKENSRRLRGAIGHDPSFEPLEKLSFDAFETVQNDCLSLANDLKTVRKEADETIEKQKAEIERLVSEYDELAQTYESTKSELEKLEKDRELLDTNYAKSSEDIGKLTQLKNELEQNLSQLTTRHQEATSKVASLEASNKQLSEKLNVIEQQKSKAEDGINKMSRELMQLTKDNESQSKTIKKSGERGAEDGEDARKASATNSAAAGEDIWTRLKKGDDNYNGLRKTYEETVGKLKAAEQEIERLRSGHLEATRSLESIRKEAETSTGSLRKQLTSLTAQKAELEALNEDIHRQLENLSAERDEIRKEADFERKRLQEEKRALENEKSELQKRWEEEKQKLEQEKDAQIKEYEEKLRQLESVSKSSAALQRRLEQATQEKEELETTVTSLKKQLGETRELKNTVTEEKKSLESTISMISLNVEAKDEECRRLMKEAEELRKEKERKLAEFSELEKKLVDYDSVKKELDSHLSAIEVLKSDLQKEQAEKKELVAMHEKELQNLNSELSGKAEEIERERALLAGNSDSVVKEYSQKISSLDEKLKKTEKERDAEVSKLKEQVKSLSSGRQELLDSQTSKEAELKKLQDRLTSMEESLKQKENDIEAKGSELNDLRDKMKEQLRELVDLKKQMKEREKLKTELLELEAYRERTQDYDELQQRVAEYDELKRKTTDYEELKSKVADHEKLQSDYTELQKTLEDYETLKSKAAEHEKLQKQVVELEQKLKDAKSREEDLVPRGEFDDLMLLMSELDEKNKQMKLKLKSLGEEVSDFSDESDDDDDEE; translated from the exons ATGGAGCTTCTTCAGAACTTTATGAGCACGCCCAGCGCGAGCGAGAAGGAGGTCAGCGACTCAATTGCGACGCTCGTGGACCGGCTGTCGCACGCGACGTTATTGACCGACCGCCGGGCTGCCGTTTTGGGGCTCAAATCGTTCAGCAGACAGTATCGAGAGATTGTCATTGCCAACGGTCTCAAGAGTCTTGTTGCGACCCTGCAcaaggacgtgctggaTCTTGATATTGTCAGGGCAGTGCTCGAAACCCTCTTAATTCTGTTTATCCGGGGCGAGGGCGACGAGGATCTAACTAGAAGCTGGATTAGCCAGCAGACAAGACTCAAGAACGGCAAGTATCCGTCGCCGAGTTTGGTGCTCGACAACGTGACAGACCAGTTTTCGCTGTGGATTTTCGACGAGTTGACTCAATCGGTGAAAAGTTTCGATATTCTGGTGGATCTCGTCGAGGCAGACGATATCCATATCAAGCTGTACTCGTTGCAACTGCTCCAGGCGTTATGTTCGACGCGGCCGCTGCGGACCAAAGAGCTCACCCTTAAGTCACCGCTGGCGATCTCAAAGCTGTGCCAGGCGCTTGACGACCCCTACGAGCCGATTCGGAACGAGGCAatcctgctgctgatgGGCGTCGTCAAGGACAATTTCCACATTCAGAAGCTGGTGGTCTTCGAGAACACGTTCGAAAAATTGTACCGCATTATAGAGGACGAGGGCCGCCTTGAGGGTAATATCGTCGTTCAGGACTGTTTGTCGCTGATAGCGAACCTGCTAAGATACAACGCTAGCAACCAGAAGTTTTTCATTGAAACCAATTGCATGTACAAACTCGCGGAATTTTTGGACCAGCCTCTGGCCGAGAGCGAGCTGGGTCCGTTTGTGTGGAACGAGCAGCGGCTCCAGAACTTGCTCACCACGCTTGACACATGCAGGCTGTTTGTGGCCGAAGGAGTGGAGGCCATTGACGAGGCACAGAGAGCACTTGTAAAGTCAGACGTTCTGATGCTGATTTTGCGTTTGGTATTTTCCATTAGCATTCCCAACGTTGTCCGGGTCAATGCGCTTCTTACTACCGCAGATATCATCCGCTCCAACGCCGAGATCCAGCTACAGTTCTCCCAGATCGACGTCCCGTATATGGACCCCACGCTGCCCGCTGCAGCACAGAAGATGGACGAGGTTGTTCCAGTGATAGATGCACTGCTGAACTGGTGTCTTTACGCGAACTCTGTCCATTTATTTGATCTACGGATGGCCTCTGTGGTGGCGCTACATGCGTACTTCAAGGACAACGCGGACGCCAAATAcgcttttttgaaagatcAAAAGTAcgagttcaacaagctcaacggCGTGCCCGACAGCGAGGACGAACcggaagaggaggaaggCGCAAACGGTGAAGCCGAGAATGATGCAAACGGCGAGAGCAGGTCGGCCTCGACAACCTTCACCGGAGCTAACCTATTTGCAACGCTTATCAACGTTGACAGCGACCTGCAACTGAATCCTTACAAAATCTGGTTTGCATGTTTAATTTTGATCTATGTGTTTGAGAACTACAACGAGGGCCGCGAGCTGGCAATGTCCGTCCAGATCGGCAACGCAAGCGCCAACGAGGACGTCCTAAACATCATTGAGGCCGTTGGCCAGGCGCTGTGTTCGAGTTTGCGCTTCAAGGACCCGCGTGTCCCAATTGCCTATATGATGCTATTGAGCATCTGGCTCTGGGAGGATTTTCGAGCCGTGGACCGATTTTTGCAGGACCCGTCCATtttggaccagctgcttgcgTATCTGGTTGAGGCAAACGATGAGAACCTGCTTGCGCAGGGCATGGTGGTGGTTTTGCTGGCTATAGTTTACGAATTTACAAGAAAGAAATCGCCTGTGAGTCGTCAGCAGCTGAGCTCGTTGCTGAAGAGCCGGGTCGGAGACAATGCATTCAGCTTGAAAATCCAGCAGTTCGAAAAGAGCGAGGCATTTTccaactacgacgaggaaactCTGCTGAATCCAGAGAGAGACGACACGGGGCTGCCGCAGGTGTATTTCGATCCATTATTTGTGcagctggtgaaggagaactCCAGACGGCTCCGGGGAGCCATAGGTCACGATCCCTCGTTTGAGCCTCTAGAAAAGCTCAGCTTCGACGCCTTTGAAACTGTCCAGAACGACTGTCTTTCGCTAGCCAACGATCTAAAGACTGTTCGCAAGGAGGCAGATGAGACgatcgagaaacagaaggCCGAGATCGAGCGGCTCGTTTCGGAATACGACGAGCTTGCACAGACGTACGAGTCTACGAAgagcgagctcgagaagcttgaaaaggacagagagctgctggacacAAACTACGCGAAGAGCTCTGAGGACATAGGCAAGCTTACGCAgctcaagaacgagctggagcagaatCTGTCACAGTTAACCACGCGGCACCAGGAAGCAACTTCCAAGGTGGCCTCGTTGGAAGCAAGCAACAAACAGCTTTcagagaagctgaacgTTATTGAACAGCAAAAGAGCAAAGCAGAGGATGGTATTAACAAGATGAGCCGTGAATTGATGCAGCTGACAAAGGACAACGAGTCGCAAAGCAAAACGATAAAAAaatctggagaaagaggCGCAGAAGATGGCGAAGACGCACGAAAAGCTTCAGCAACAAATagcgcagcagcaggagaagaTATCTGGACTAGA ctcaagaagggTGACGACAACTACAACGGTCTACGGAAGACGTACGAGGAGACTGTTGGCAAATTAAAAGCGGCAGAGCAGGAGATTGAGAGATTGCGTAGCGGCCATTTGGAGGCCACTCGGAGCCTTGAGTCGATAAGAAAGGAGGCAGAGACGTCTACGGGCTCTTTGAGGAAGCAACTTACGAGTTTGACTGCACAGAAGGCCGAATTGGAGGCATTGAACGAGGACATTCATCGTCAATTGGAGAACTTGAGTGCAGAGCGAGACGAAATCCGCAAGGAGGCAGACTTCGAGAGAAAGCGGTTGCAGGAGGAGAAACGGGCACTAGAAAACGAGAAAAGCGAGCTCCAGAAGAGGTGGGAGGAGGAAAAGCAGAAACTTGAGCAGGAGAAAGACGCTCAGATAAAGGAATACGAGGAAAAGCTTCGGCAGCTTGAGAGTGTGTCCAAGTCTTCCGCGGCGCTCCAGAGGAGACTCGAACAAGCGACACAAGaaaaggaggagctggagacgaCAGTGACGTCCCTGAAGAAGCAGCTTGGCGAGACGAGGGAGCTAAAGAACACGGTCACGGAGGAAAAGAAGTCGCTCGAGTCCACCATCTCAATGATCTCGTTGAATGtcgaggccaaggacgaAGAGTGTCGTCGGCTGATGAAGGAAGCAGAGGAATTAaggaaggagaaggagaggAAACTGGCTGAGTTttcagagctggagaagaagcttgttgattaTGATTCTGTTAAAAAGGAGCTTGACTCACATTTGAGCGCGATCGAGGTTTTGAAATCTGACTTACAGAAGGAGCAAgccgagaagaaggagctggtggcaATGCACGAGAAAGAATTGCAGAACTTAAATTCGGAGTTGAGCGGCAAAGCTGAGGAGATTGAGCGAGAAAGAGCACTTCTGGCTGGAAATTCCGATTCCGTCGTCAAGGAGTATTCTCAGAAGATTAGTTCTTTAGATGAGAAGCTAAAAAAAACCGAGAAAGAGAGGGACGCAGAAGTTtcgaaattgaaggagCAGGTGAAATCATTGTCGAGTGGAAGGCAAGAGTTGTTGGATTCACAGACGTCCAAGGAAGCAGAACTAAAAAAGTTGCAGGACAGGCTGACAAGCATGGAGGAGAGTTTGAAGCAGAAGGAGAATGATATCGAGGCAAAAGGCAGCGAGCTTAATGACCTCAGGGATAAAATGAAGGAGCAGCTCCGCGAGCTTGTGGatctcaagaaacagatgAAGGAGAGAGAGAAGCTTAAGACAGAACTGTTAGAGTTGGAGGCATATCGAGAAAGAACCCAAGATTACGACGAGTTGCAACAAAGGGTCGCCGAATATGATGAGCTGAAAAGGAAGACTACAGACTACGAAGAACTCAAGAGCAAAGTTGCTGATCACGAAAAGCTGCAGAGCGACTACACTGAGCTACAGAAGACACTGGAAGATTACGAGACATTGAAGTCCAAGGCTGCCGAAcacgagaagctgcagaaacaggtaGTCGAATTGGAgcagaagctcaaagatGCTAAGAGCAGAGAGGAGGACTTGGTTCCTAGAGGAGAATTTGATGACCTAATGCTGCTCATGAGCGAGCTagacgagaaaaacaagcagatgaagctcaagctcaagtcGTTAGGCGAGGAAGTGAGCGACTTTAGCGACGAgtcggacgacgacgatgacgaggagtaG
- a CDS encoding putative membrane protein, with protein MFGLGTLFYFILFAVNGIAVLSEDRFLNRIGWSTSSSADNAYLASSPVDGSIDSIKSRLVNLIGATRTLLRFPLIIINVVVILYELVLG; from the exons ATGTTTGGCTTGGGAACGTTATTTTATT TTATTCTGTTTGCAGTAAACGGAATCGCGGTTCTGAGCGAAGACCGGTTTTTGAACAGGATTGGATGGAGCACGTCATCATCTGCTGACAACGCATACCTCGCATCGTCGCCAGTAGACGGAtcgatcgactcgatcaaGTCACGGCTCGTGAATCTGATCGGTGCCACAAGAACGCTGCTACGATTCCCTCTAATTATCATTAACGTTGTGGTTATTTTGTACGAATTGGTGTTGGGTTGA
- a CDS encoding Multifunctional enzyme of the peroxisomal fatty acid beta-oxidation pathway, producing the protein MRQQKYISCHAPLCFFMGEIELKDLVVIITGAGGGLGRQYALSFASRGAKVVVNDLGGTLGGSGTSTKAADVVVDEIRKDGGTAVANYDNVVTNPDGIVRTAVEAFGTVHVLINNAGILKDAAFKNMTEKQFLDVLDVHLNGAFKLTKLCWPLFRQQKFGRIIMTTSPAGLYGNFGQTNYSAAKMGLVGLAETLAKEGAKYNIKANAIAPLAKSRMTETVMPPDVLKKLLPEKVAPLVLYLSSRGCNCSGCIFEVAAGLFAQIRWERSGGLLLKPDESLTPEAILSKFSQVTDFTNAQYPTQLNDYNSLLEQAKKLPPNDQGSTRISSLKDKVVIITGAGSGLGRHHALWFARYGAKVVVNDFQDPSGVVDEIRQAGGTAVGARFNVYSDADKIVKTALDAFGTVNVLVNNAGILRDRSFAKMSQQEWDHVIQIHLVATFRLCKLVWPIFLEQKGGSIINTTSTSGIYGNFGQANYAAAKAAVLSFTRSLSLEGAKANIRCNAIAPHAETSMTKTIFKSDELNKFSADQVSPLVVLLASDELKVSGELYEVGAGWVGNTRWQRAIGAVSHDDYIAPEFIEQHWAEITDFSKGVNMKSAQQSAMAILESVGGKDEDEDEEDEEEEDEEDEDSSVKTDGYRYDHRQVILYNLSVGCHAEELKYVYENDDDFQAVPTFGVIPFLNEGSDSFDFSDLVKNFDMTKLLHGEHYLKIAKQIPTSGKLKTKSFPVAVFNKHKNGKKNSLVIEGYETHDEKGELVFYNQGSYFIRNSETASGKDEVFNKRSIPFLQNSFEARGRPDFESTYTTFSDQAALYRLNGDFNPLHIDPVFARGGNFSRPILHGLGTMGISAKLLMDHYGVFDEIKVRFTNVVYPGEQLKVLGWKSGQTVVFQTWSVDRNCLVIDRAGIRLKETKSKL; encoded by the coding sequence ATGCGACAGCAAAAGTATATAAGCTGCCACGCTCCGCTATGCTTCTTCATGGGTGAGATAGAGCTAAAAGATCTTGTTGTGATTATTACAGGCGCCGGCGGAGGCCTGGGTAGACAGTACGCACTGAGCTTTGCCTCTCGCGGTGCCAAGGTGGTGGTGAACGATTTAGGGGGCACGCTTGGCGGATCGGGCACGTCCACCAAGGCAGCTGACGTTGTTGTCGATGAGATTCGCAAGGATGGCGGTACAGCCGTCGCCAACTATGACAATGTGGTGACTAATCCTGACGGAATCGTTCGGACAGCTGTGGAGGCATTCGGCACGGTGCATGTCCTGATTAACAACGCTGGAATATTGAAGGACGCCGcgttcaaaaacatgaCTGAAAAACAGTTTCTCGATGTTCTGGACGTCCATCTAAACGGGGCGTTCAAACTCACCAAACTGTGCTGGCCGCTTTTTCGGCAGCAAAAATTCGGCCGCATCATCATGACGACGTCTCCCGCCGGTCTCTATGGCAACTTTGGACAGACAAACTATTCTGCTGCCAAAATGGGACTTGTGGGACTCGCAGAGACGTTGGCCAAAGAGGGAGCCAAGTACAATATCAAGGCAAACGCCATTGCTCCGCTAGCCAAGTCCAGAATGACAGAGACTGTCATGCCACCAGATGTGCTAAAGAAACTGTTACCCGAAAAGGTCGCTCCTCTGGTTCTGTATTTGTCGTCCCGTGGTTGCAACTGCTCTGGATGCATATTTGAGGTGGCTGCTGGTCTGTTTGCGCAGATTAGATGGGAACGCAGTGGTGGTCTCTTGCTCAAGCCAGACGAATCCCTTACACCAGAGGCTATCCTTAGCAAATTCTCGCAGGTGACAGATTTCACAAACGCTCAGTATCCTACTCAGCTAAACGATTACAACTCCTTGCTGGAACAGGCAAAGAAACTTCCTCCAAATGACCAGGGAAGTACTAGAATCTCTTCTTTAAAAGACAAAGTGGTCATCATCACCGGGGCAGGCTCGGGCCTCGGAAGACACCACGCACTGTGGTTTGCCAGGTACGGCGCGAAGGTCGTTGTGAATGATTTCCAGGACCCTTCAGGCGTGGTGGATGAGATTCGGCAAGCTGGGGGTACTGCGGTTGGCGCTCGGTTCAACGTCTACAGCGACGCGGACAAAATTGTTAAAACCGCCCTGGACGCGTTTGGCACCGTCAACGTTCTCGTCAACAATGCAGGTATTCTTAGGGACCGCTCTTTCGCCAAGATGTCGCAGCAGGAGTGGGATCACGTGATTCAGATTCATCTGGTGGCCACGTTCCGACTTTGCAAGCTTGTGTGGCCGATTTTCTTAGAGCAAAAAGGCGGCAGCATCATCAACACGACCTCAACGTCAGGAATCTACGGCAATTTCGGGCAGGCAAATTACGCCGCAGCCAAGGCCGCTGTTCTCTCCTTCACGCGCAGTCTTTCTTTGGAAGGTGCCAAGGCCAATATCCGGTGCAATGCAATCGCTCCACACGCGGAAACATCAATGACGAAGACCATATTCAAGAGCGATGAGCTTAACAAGTTCAGTGCTGACCAGGTCTCGCCTCTTGTGGTTCTTCTGGcgagcgacgagctgaaGGTAAGCGGCGAGCTATATGAGGTGGGTGCTGGATGGGTTGGCAATACGCGGTGGCAGCGGGCCATTGGTGCAGTTTCTCACGACGACTATATTGCACCCGAGTTTATCGAACAGCATTGGGCTGAAATCACAGATTTCAGCAAAGGCGTGAATATGAAGAGTGCGCAGCAATCAGCTATGGCTATTTTGGAAAGTGTTGGAGGCaaagacgaagatgaagatgaggaggacgaagaagaagaggatgaggaggaTGAGGATTCGTCTGTTAAGACCGACGGATATCGCTATGACCACCGCCAGGTGATTCTATACAATCTGTCCGTTGGCTGTCACGCCGAAGAGCTCAAGTACGTGTacgagaacgacgacgatttcCAGGCTGTTCCGACTTTTGGCGTGATTCCGTTCTTGAATGAGGGATCAGACTCGTTCGATTTCAGCgatttggtgaaaaacTTCGACATGACCAAGCTTCTCCATGGAGAGCACTATCTGAAAATTGCAAAGCAGATTCCTACCTCTGGAAAACTCAAAACCAAGTCCTTCCCTGTTGCTGTGTTCAACAAGCACAAAAATGGTAAGAAGAACAGCTTGGTGATTGAGGGATACGAAACACACGACGAGAAGGGTGAGCTGGTTTTCTACAACCAAGGGTCATACTTTATCCGGAACAGTGAGACGGCCAGTGGAAAAGACGAAGTGTTCAACAAGCGGTCTATTCCgttcttgcaaaacagcTTCGAGGCACGTGGCCGGCCAGATTTCGAGTCCACGTACACAACGTTCTCAGACCAGGCGGCATTGTACCGTCTAAACGGAGATTTTAACCCATTGCACATCGATCCTGTCTTTGCGCGCGGCGGAAACTTTTCCAGGCCAATCCTACATGGACTGGGAACGATGGGGATCAGTGCCAAGCTTCTAATGGACCATTACGGCGTGTTTGATGAGATCAAAGTGAGATTCACCAACGTGGTGTATCCtggtgagcagctcaaggTGCTGGGTTGGAAGAGCGGCCAGACGGTGGTTTTCCAAACATGGAGTGTCGACAGAAACTGTTTGGTGATTGACCGTGCAGGAATACGACTCAAAGAAACAAAGTCCAAGCTGTGA
- a CDS encoding Subunit of the membrane-associated retromer complex essential for endosome-to-Golgi retrograde prote: MTSAVPYEPDDFDNNPFAESSVIIQSQEQQAAEPGQPTTASSSAKDTQAQPKEQDSPFHPKPTDNDLKRYLPERLNRNSFELSIKVVEIGNNGAEMAKNPVFVLNASVKNIPGFRKSVYKDVRRSYRELEAIYRYLIYNNIEVFVPALPTIPVLYNAGSPEFVATLQSSVQQWFNRVCSNPILIRNQEFVLFLDQNDFSYTPSKTKPNNSSVMATGLKRHTLKQFQPPYDASHELAAYRPMIKSVYVNAQRLVEKLDKLLRLQKSSWLVNSDFYNKLAGFQALEESPEMAKMWAKLNKVMQLYNEMDLVEGVSLTANLTEFFQLLTDNCYNIKESLTNRHLLMRELLNAEETTKKRHSIIARLKTKSIIDPVKVDEAIRALEMASNYEKELRYQVKRTTYEMLIEAEDFLVYLTDLAKKTFKTLAQQQIQQQRKKLHLLNTNKLIHPTESLSRLGRESMLHNVRSEPGSKDSSDPWNSRPKKKFETELSDPLTAESSLGNEPADQLAHLDAKSAASLLANSTF; encoded by the coding sequence ATGACGTCTGCCGTGCCCTACGAGCCCGATGATTTCGATAATAATCCGTTCGCCGAGAGCAGTGTGATTATACAATCCCAGGAAcagcaagctgctgagccAGGCCAGCCGACGACTGCGTCTTCGTCGGCCAAAGACACACAAGCGCAGCCCAAAGAACAAGACTCTCCTTTCCATCCAAAACCCACCGACAACGATTTAAAAAGATATTTGCCCGAGCGACTCAACAGAAACTCGTTTGAACTGAGTATCaaggtggtggaaatcGGCAATAACGGTGCCGAAATGGCCAAGAACCCGGTCTTTGTTCTGAATGCCTCGGTGAAGAATATTCCAGGATTCAGGAAATCTGTTTACAAAGACGTGAGGAGATCTTACAGAGAGCTCGAGGCAATCTATCGGTATTTGATATATAACAACATTGAGGTGTTTGTGCCTGCCCTGCCCACTATTCCTGTCCTATACAACGCCGGGTCGCCCGAGTTTGTGGCCACACTGCAGTCTTCGGTGCAGCAATGGTTTAATAGAGTTTGCAGCAACCCAATTTTGATCCGCAACCAAGAGTTTgtgctgtttttggaccAGAACGACTTCAGTTACACGCCATCGAAAACCAAACCCAACAACAGCTCTGTGATGGCCACCGGCCTCAAACGGCATACATTGAAGCAGTTCCAGCCGCCATACGATGCATCACACGAATTGGCAGCTTATAGGCCAATGATCAAGAGCGTTTATGTGAACGCACAGAGACTGGTTGAGAAACTGGACAAATTGTTGAGACTACAGAAATCGTCCTGGCTCGTGAACTCTGATTTCTACAACAAGCTCGCAGGGTTCCAGGCTCTTGAGGAAAGCCCCGAAATGGCCAAAATGTGGGCAAAGCTGAACAAAGTGATGCAACTGTACAACGAGATGGATCTGGTGGAAGGTGTGAGCTTGACAGCGAATCTGACCGAATTCTTTCAATTGCTGACAGATAACTGCTATAACATCAAAGAGTCGCTGACAAACCGCCATCTGCTGATGCGCGAGCTCTTGAATGCAGAGGAAACCACTAAAAAACGCCATTCCATTATTGCGAGACTAAAAACCAAGTCCATCATCGACCCAGTCAAAGTCGACGAAGCCATCCGCGCCTTGGAAATGGCCAGCAATTACGAGAAGGAGCTAAGGTACCAAGTGAAAAGAACCACGTACGAGATGCTGATTGAGGCCGAGGACTTTTTGGTGTACTTGACTgatctggccaagaaaaCTTTCAAGACTCTTGCACAGCAACAAATACAACAACAGCGCAAGAAACTCCATCTTCTCAAcaccaacaagctgattcaCCCAACAGAGTCTCTGAGTAGACTTGGTCGCGAGAGCATGCTGCACAACGTGAGGAGCGAACCTGGCTCAAAAGACTCTTCAGACCCGTGGAACTCGCGGCCAAAAAAGAAGTTTGAAACAGAACTGAGCGACCCATTGACGGCGGAGTCATCGCTAGGAAATGAACCTGCCGACCAGCTCGCCCACCTGGACGCCAAGAGCGCTGCCAGCTTGCTAGCCAACTCGACCTTCTAG